From a region of the Oryza sativa Japonica Group chromosome 6, ASM3414082v1 genome:
- the LOC4341998 gene encoding protein HIGH CHLOROPHYLL FLUORESCENCE PHENOTYPE 173, chloroplastic has translation MAAAIVAARAPPGGGGAAAVIAYHHCASPSRALPLAAGPSAGGGVVVGRRYHHHGGACCFAAKPTQVAAEVDQGGAAEPGVASANAAVEAKPRKKARSRRGRKGKRSSSSETRTTAVLEEEEEVEVKEKKTEEDGEEGKRKEKAAGLDLDEVMAVSPVGLGRRSRQIFDEVWRKFSRLGQMSSASSTALAEEEQAVLIRGGPMCEFTVPGAQDTTVLVVGATSRIGRIVVRKLMLRGYNVKALVRRNDAEVIDMLPRSVDIVVGDVGDPSTVKSAVSGCSKIIYCATARSTITGDLNRVDNQGVRNVSKAFQDYYNELAQLRAGKSSKSKLLIAKFKSPKSLNGWEVDQGSYFPNTFASRFDEGIDASFDFSEAGQAVFSGFVFTRGGYVEISKRLSLPLGSTLDRYDGLLFSVGGNGRSYVVILETGPLADTSQSKKYFARMTTKVGFCRVRVPFSAFRPVNPQDPPLDPFLVHTLTIRFEPKRQRPGDGSQSATDPRNFELILEYIKALPTGQETDFILVSCSGSGIEPNRREQVLKAKKAGEDALRRSGLGYTIVRPGPLQEEPGGQRALIFDQGNRISQGISCADVADICVKALHDSTARNKSFDVCYEYVAKQGNELYELVAHLPDKANNYLTPALSVLEKNT, from the exons atggccgccgccatcgtGGCCGCGCGGGCGcctccgggcggcggcggcgccgcagccGTCATCGCGTACCACCACTGCGCGTCCCCCTCGCGGGCGCTCCCGCTGGCGGCCGGCCCGTCCGCGGGAGgaggggtggtggtggggaggagataccaccaccacggcggcgcgTGCTGCTTCGCCGCAAAGCCCACGCAGGTGGCCGCCGAGGTGGATCAGGGAGGGGCGGCCGAGCCGGGTGTCGCTTCCGCCAATGCTGCGGTGGAGGCGAAGCCGCGTAAGAAGGCGCGATCCCGGCGaggaaggaaggggaaaaggtcgtcgtcgtcggagaccaggacgacggcggtgctcgaggaggaggaggaggtggaggtgaaggagaagaagacggaggaggatggagaggaggggaagaggaaggagaaggcggcgggGCTTGACCTGGACGAGGTGATGGCGGTGAGCCCCGTGGGGCTAGGGCGGCGGTCGCGGCAGATATTCGACGAGGTGTGGCGCAAGTTCTCGCGGCTGGGGCAGATGTCGAGCGCGTCGTCGACGGcgctggcggaggaggagcaggccGTGCTCATCCGCGGCGGACCCATGTGCGAGTTCACCGTCCCCGGCGCGCAGGACAccaccgtcctcgtcgtcggcgccacCAGCCGCATCGGCCGCATCGTCGTCCGCAAGCTCATGCTCCGCGGGTACAATGTCAAG GCTTTAGTTAGAAGGAATGATGCTGAAGTGATAGATATGCTCCCAAGGTCGGTGGATATTGTTGTCGGTGATGTTGGTGATCCTTCAACTGTCAAATCGGCTGTATCAGGTTGCAGCAAGATAATCTATTGCGCAACTGCACGCTCAACTATTACTGGAGACCTAAATAGGGTTGATAATCAAGGAGTAAGGAATGTTAGTAAGGCTTTCCAG GATTACTACAATGAATTGGCTCAGCTTAGGGCTGGTAAAAGCAGCAAGAGCAAACTCCTGATAGCAAAATTTAAATCTCCCAAGTCTCTGAATGGTTGGGAGGTGGACCAGGGATCTTATTTTCCAAACACATTTGCTTCTAGGTTTGATGAAGGTATCGATGCATCATTTGACTTTTCAGAGGCTGGTCAAGCTGTTTTCTCAG GATTTGTTTTCACAAGAGGTGGATATGTTGAGATATCAAAAAGGCTATCTCTTCCTTTGGGATCTACTCTAGACAG GTATGATGGCTTACTTTTTTCGGTGGGAGGAAATGGAAGATCATATGTTGTTATTCTTGAGACTGGTCCGCTGGCTGACACCTCCCAGAGCAAGAAGTACTTTGCTCGGATGACTACAAAAGTAGGATTTTGTAGG GTGAGGGTACCATTTTCAGCTTTTCGGCCAGTAAACCCTCAAGATCCTCCCCTAGACCCTTTTCTTGTGCATACACTAACAATTAGGTTTGAACCCAAAAGACAG AGACCTGGTGATGGATCTCAAAGTGCTACTGACCCCAGAAATTTTGAGCTTATATTGGAATACATCAAAGCTTTGCCT ACTGGTCAAGAAACAGACTTCATTCTGGTCTCATGCTCAGGTTCTGGGATTGAACCTAACAGAAGAGAACAAGTCCTCAAAGCAAAAAAG GCTGGAGAGGATGCATTGAGAAGGTCAGGCCTTGGATACACAATAGTACGCCCTGGTCCACTGCAG GAAGAACCTGGTGGTCAGCGTGCATTGATCTTTGATCAAGGGAACAGAATCTCGCAG GGTATCAGTTGCGCCGATGTAGCAGATATTTGTGTCAAAGCATTGCATGATTCCACTGCTAGGAacaaaagttttgat GTATGCTACGAGTATGTAGCTAAGCAAGGGAATGAGCTATATGAACTT GTGGCCCATTTACCAGATAAAGCTAACAACTATCTTACACCGGCATTATCTGTTCTAGAGAAGAACACCTGA
- the LOC4341997 gene encoding delta-aminolevulinic acid dehydratase, chloroplastic encodes MASTVSFSPANVQMLQGRSCHGHAAFGGCSAVPRTGPRMRSVAVRVSSEQEAAPAVRAPSGRTIEECEADAVAGRFPAPPPLVRPKAPEGTPQIRPLDLTKRPRRNRRSPALRAAFQETTISPANLVLPLFIHEGEDDAPIGAMPGCYRLGWRHGLLDEVYKSRDVGVNSFVLFPKVPDALKSQSGDEAYNDNGLVPRTIRLLKDKFPDIVVYTDVALDPYSSDGHDGIVREDGVIMNDETVYQLCKQAVSQARAGADVVSPSDMMDGRVGAIRAALDAEGFHDVSIMSYTAKYASSFYGPFREALDSNPRFGDKKTYQMNPANYREALLETAADEAEGADILLVKPGLPYLDVIRLLRDNSALPIAAYQVSGEYSMIKAGGALNMIDEEKVMMESLMCLRRAGADIILTYFARQAANVLCGMRSN; translated from the exons ATGGCGTCCACCGTCTCCTTCTCCCCGGCCAACGTGCAGATGCTCCAGGGCAGGAGCTGCCACGGCCACGCGGCGTTCGGGGGCTGCTCCGCCGTGCCAAGAACCGGGCCAAGGATGCGTTCCGTGGCCGTGAGGGTCAGCAGCgagcaggaggcggcgccggcggtcaGGGCGCCGTCGGGGAGGACCATCGAGGAGTGCGAGGCCGACGCCGTGGCCGGGAGATTCCCGGCTCCCCCGCCGTTGGTCAGACCCAAGGCTCCCGAAGGAACACCTCAGATCAGGCCTCTT GACTTGACAAAGCGCCCTCGTCGCAACCGCAGGTCGCCTGCTCTTAGGGCCGCATTCCAGGAGACCACCATCTCACCTGCCAATTTGGTGCTCCCGCTGTTCATCCATGAAG GGGAAGATGATGCTCCTATTGGAGCTATGCCTGGGTGCTATAGGCTTGGTTGGAGGCATGGGCTTCTTGATGAG GTCTACAAGTCTCGTGATGTTGGTGTTAACAGTTTTGTGCTGTTTCCAAAAGTTCCTGATGCATTGAAG TCTCAATCTGGAGATGAGGCATACAATGATAATGGTTTGGTTCCACGGACTATTCGCCTGCTCAAGGATAAATTCCCTGACATT GTTGTCTACACGGATGTTGCTCTGGACCCTTATTCATCTGATGGTCATGATGGCATTGTCAGGGAAGATG GAGTAATTATGAATGATGAAACAGTTTATCAACTGTGCAAGCAGGCTGTTTCACAG GCACGTGCTGGTGCTGATGTAGTTAGCCCTAGTGACATGATGGATGGCCGTGTTGGAGCAATACGTGCTGCTTTGGATGCTGAGGGTTTCCATGATGTCTCCATTATGTCCTATACTGCAAA GTACGCCAGTTCGTTTTATGGCCCATTCCGAGAAGCTTTGGATTCAAATCCAAGATTTGGGGACAAGAAGAC TTACCAGATGAACCCAGCTAACTACAGAGAAGCGCTTCTAGAAACTGCTGCAGATGAGGCAGAAGGAGCTGATATTCTTCTG GTAAAACCTGGATTGCCATACTTGGATGTCATCCGTCTTCTTAGGGACAATTCAGCATTGCCAATCGCTGCATATCAG GTCTCTGGAGAGTACTCCATGATCAAAGCTGGAGGAGCACTGAACATGATCGACGAAGAGAAGGTGATGATGGAGTCGCTCATGTGCCTGAGGCGAGCCGGCGCTGACATCATCCTGACGTATTTCGCGCGTCAGGCCGCCAACGTGCTGTGCGGCATGCGATCCAACTAG
- the LOC4341996 gene encoding leucine-rich repeat extensin-like protein 2: protein MAGRAALLALLLALAAPAPAASQPAAVDPPPSWAFPNARLRAAYVALQAWRRTAIFSDPANFTANWSGPDVCGYNGVFCAAHPTDGRVRVVAGLDLNHADIAGYIPASLPEGLPDLALLHLNSNRFCGVLPDTFSHLRLLHELDISNNRFVGGFPEVVLSLPSLRYLDLRFNDFEGAIPPKLFDRPLDAIFLNSNRLTRPIPPNLGSSPASVVVLAHNRLGGCIPPSIGRMAETLNEIVLIDDELTGCIPPQVGLLRKVTVFDVSGNHLQGPLPGSVAGLAAVEQLDVAGNLFEGPVPATICSLQSLKNFTYEDNFFSSRPGCPAATADGRWNCIPGAPAQRPPAQCAAAAAHPFDCSKAQCQATPPTTRRPGGRTPLAPHRSPLPHHMPPRRTPPTPPPPSSPTPSHLPPPPPTYSESPKSSMPPSTSPPSSHGASPPSSSSSPPTEHPGYVLPPLTPPPPTTTPPGHHAPVPGTPSSPPSSSWSPPQGGGGKLPFPPVHGVAYSSPPPPPSGDKLPFPPVYGVAYSSPPPPSKPYN from the coding sequence ATGGCCGGGCGCGCGGCGCTCCTCGCGCTGCTCCTGGCgctcgcggcgccggcgccggccgcgtcgcagcccgccgccgtggacccgccgccgtcgtgggcgTTCCCGAACGCCCGCCTCCGCGCGGCGTACGTCGCGCTCCAGGCGTGGAGGCGCACGGCCATCTTCTCCGACCCGGCGAACTTCACCGCCAACTGGTCCGGCCCCGACGTGTGCGGCTACAACGGCGTGTTCTGCGCGGCGCACCCCACCGACGGCCgcgtccgcgtcgtcgccggGCTCGACCTCAACCACGCCGACATCGCCGGGTATATCCCGGCGTCGCTCCCCGAGGGCCTCCCCGACCTCGCGCTGCTCCACCTCAACTCCAACCGCTTCTGCGGCGTGCTCCCCGACACCTTCTCCCACCTCAGGCTCCTCCACGAGCTCGACATCAGCAACAACCGCTTCGTCGGCGGCTTCCCGGAGGTGGTGCTCTCGCTGCCGTCGCTCAGGTACCTCGACCTCAGGTTCAACGACTTCGAGGGCGCCATCCCGCCCAAGCTGTTCGACCGCCCGCTCGACGCCATCTTCCTCAACTCCAACCGCCTCACGCGCCCCATCCCGCCCAACCtcgggagctcgccggcgtccgtCGTCGTGCTCGCGCACAACCGCCTCGGGGGTTGCATCCCGCCGTCCATCGGGAGGATGGCCGAGACGCTCAACGAAATCGTGCTCATCGACGACGAGCTCACCGGATGCATCCCGCCGCAGGTCGGGCTGCTCAGGAAGGTGACGGTGTTCGACGTCAGCGGCAACCACCTCCAGGGCCCGCTTCCCGGGAGCGTCGCCGGCTTGGCCGCCGTCGAGCAGCTCGACGTCGCCGGGAACCTCTTCGAAGGCCCGGTGCCGGCGACCATCTGCTCGCTGCAGAGCCTCAAGAACTTCACCTACGAGGACAACTTCTTCTCCTCGCGGCCGGGTtgcccggcggcgacggccgacgggCGGTGGAACTGCATCCCTGGAGCTCCGGCTCAGCGGCCGCCGGCGCagtgcgccgccgcggccgcccacCCGTTCGACTGCAGCAAGGCGCAATGCCaggcgacgccgccgacgactcGCCGCCCAGGTGGCCGCACGCCGCTGGCTCCTCATAGATCGCCTTTGCCACACCACATGCCTCCGAGacggacgccgccgacgccgccgccgccgagctcgcccaCCCCATctcacctgccgccgccgccgccaacctaCAGCGAGAGCCCCAAATCCTCAATGCCGCCATCAACCTCACCACCATCCTCTCACGGCGCCTCGCCGCCATCCtcatcctcgtcgccgcccacaGAGCACCCGGGATACGTGTTGCCGccgctcacgccgccgccgccgacgacgacgccaccaGGACACCACGCTCCGGTCCCGGGAACACCATCCTCGCCGCCAAGCTCTTCTTGGTCGCCACCTCAAGGAGGCGGAGGGAAGCTGCCGTTCCCGCCGGTGCACGGGGTGGCGtactcgtcgccgccgccgccgccatcgggaGACAAGCTGCCGTTCCCGCCGGTGTACGGGGTGGCGtactcatcgccgccgccgccatcgaagCCGTACAACTAG